A genomic region of Marinobacter sp. NP-4(2019) contains the following coding sequences:
- a CDS encoding phasin family protein — protein sequence MSDDENENKSQNDPQLAGKIKDSARQIWLAGLGAYTKAEEDAGRFFERLVQEGEQLENKTRGVVEKQIKTVEDRVGDVRERATGTWDRLEHMFDQRVSGALRRLGIHRREEIDALERRIEALESELRRLRGDIEDDSEE from the coding sequence ATGTCTGATGATGAAAACGAAAACAAGTCCCAGAATGATCCGCAGCTGGCGGGCAAGATAAAGGATTCCGCGCGCCAGATCTGGCTGGCGGGCCTGGGGGCTTACACCAAGGCGGAAGAAGACGCCGGCCGGTTCTTTGAGCGGCTGGTCCAGGAGGGGGAGCAGTTGGAGAACAAAACCCGCGGCGTGGTTGAGAAACAGATCAAGACCGTCGAAGACCGTGTGGGCGATGTTCGAGAGCGCGCCACAGGCACCTGGGACAGGCTCGAACACATGTTCGATCAGCGCGTGTCCGGAGCGTTGCGTCGATTGGGAATCCACCGCCGCGAGGAAATTGACGCTCTGGAGCGTCGTATCGAGGCGCTGGAGTCCGAGTTGCGCCGTTTGCGGGGCGATATCGAGGATGATTCCGAAGAGTAA
- a CDS encoding DUF2878 domain-containing protein, with the protein MIRSDTARNILNFVLFQAGWLICVLYPGLLAAGVVALFLVAHFVLVSQHRWVEAQFIGFGTVVGGVLDGIWFQTGVLADGTGQVMLTPIWLVAIWAIFMTTLSHSLQWVSRKPWLPWVLAPMAGPFAYWSASQLGAVELPMMNLSLVALALGWMVVFPLLLLVRNALYTELAS; encoded by the coding sequence ATGATCCGCTCCGACACCGCTCGCAACATCCTGAACTTTGTACTGTTCCAGGCCGGCTGGTTGATCTGCGTGCTGTATCCGGGACTGCTGGCGGCGGGTGTTGTCGCATTGTTTCTGGTCGCGCATTTCGTTCTGGTCAGCCAGCACCGCTGGGTTGAAGCTCAGTTTATTGGCTTTGGCACAGTGGTTGGCGGTGTCCTTGATGGTATCTGGTTTCAGACCGGTGTACTGGCCGATGGTACGGGCCAGGTCATGCTTACCCCGATCTGGCTGGTGGCAATCTGGGCCATCTTCATGACAACCCTGAGCCACTCCCTGCAATGGGTCAGCCGGAAACCATGGCTGCCCTGGGTGCTTGCCCCCATGGCGGGTCCATTTGCCTACTGGTCCGCCAGCCAGTTGGGCGCGGTCGAGTTGCCGATGATGAACCTGTCACTGGTGGCATTGGCACTCGGGTGGATGGTGGTCTTCCCCCTGCTGTTGCTTGTTCGCAACGCGCTGTACACGGAGCTTGCGTCATGA
- a CDS encoding SAM-dependent methyltransferase produces MENLNTSLETGIGNTSVPVTSRIAKRLVCQQLALLKEGILTVREQGSDDLVFGDGNTSYAPAELIIHHHSTWRDLLTGGSVGAAESWVAGDWQSPDLVALLRFFTRNVDRMNAFEDRFSWLTKPALKSLHWLNRNTRTGSRKNISAHYDLGNDLFETFLDPTMMYSSAIYPHRESTLAEASVYKLDTICRKLDLQPGDHVIEIGTGWGGFAIHAAKHYGCHVTTTTISEEQLALAKQRVAEEGLTDRITLLFDDYRDLVGQFDKLVSIEMIEAVGPQFLDSYLSQISGLLKPDGLALIQAINMPEQRYQRALRNVDFIQRYIFPGSFIPSFGAILESVRKGSDLVLTHAEDIGFHYARTLHDWCDRFMANHKALDAMGYDQAFRRLWHFYFAYCEAGFSERAIGVAQLVLAKPGNKRDNILSL; encoded by the coding sequence ATGGAGAACCTGAATACCTCACTGGAAACCGGTATAGGCAATACATCCGTTCCAGTCACCAGCCGCATAGCAAAGCGCCTGGTCTGCCAGCAGTTGGCGTTGTTGAAAGAAGGCATCCTGACAGTGAGAGAACAAGGTTCTGACGACCTGGTCTTCGGTGACGGCAACACAAGCTATGCGCCCGCAGAGCTTATTATCCACCACCACAGCACCTGGCGGGATCTCCTGACCGGCGGTAGCGTAGGGGCCGCCGAGTCCTGGGTTGCCGGGGACTGGCAGTCGCCGGATCTGGTCGCCCTGCTCCGCTTCTTTACCCGTAACGTCGACCGGATGAATGCGTTCGAGGACCGGTTCAGCTGGCTCACCAAGCCGGCACTGAAAAGCCTGCACTGGCTGAACCGGAACACCAGGACCGGATCACGGAAAAACATCAGCGCCCATTACGATCTGGGTAACGACCTGTTTGAAACGTTCCTGGATCCAACCATGATGTACTCTTCGGCCATTTACCCACACCGCGAAAGTACACTCGCCGAAGCATCTGTGTACAAACTGGATACTATTTGCCGCAAACTGGATCTGCAGCCCGGTGACCATGTCATCGAGATCGGTACCGGCTGGGGCGGATTTGCCATTCATGCCGCCAAGCACTACGGCTGTCATGTCACCACGACCACCATATCGGAAGAACAGCTGGCTCTGGCGAAGCAACGGGTCGCAGAGGAAGGCCTGACAGATCGCATTACGTTGTTGTTCGACGATTACCGGGATCTGGTTGGCCAGTTCGATAAGCTGGTGTCCATTGAAATGATCGAGGCGGTGGGCCCTCAGTTCCTCGACAGTTACCTGAGCCAGATCTCCGGTCTCCTCAAGCCGGATGGCCTGGCACTGATTCAGGCCATCAACATGCCGGAGCAGCGTTATCAGCGCGCCTTGCGTAACGTTGATTTTATCCAGCGTTACATTTTCCCCGGCAGCTTTATCCCGTCCTTCGGGGCCATCCTCGAATCTGTTCGTAAAGGCAGCGACCTGGTGCTGACGCATGCAGAGGATATTGGTTTCCACTATGCCCGCACCCTCCATGACTGGTGTGACCGATTCATGGCCAACCACAAAGCCCTGGATGCCATGGGGTACGACCAGGCATTCCGCCGGCTCTGGCACTTCTACTTTGCCTATTGTGAGGCCGGCTTCAGCGAACGCGCGATTGGCGTCGCCCAACTGGTGCTGGCGAAACCGGGCAACAAACGGGACAACATTCTGAGCTTATGA
- a CDS encoding TetR/AcrR family transcriptional regulator, giving the protein MKKIKTRDRILDTSLMLFNGVGEPNVTTLLISDELEISPGNLYYHFKSKGDIVGELFDRYEEEMNDLLAVPEDVEISLDQQSFFLHLLFETVARYRFLYQDLVNVLSRYDQLQNRFKRVLKKKTAAFATICSSLQQQGMMEISDSQLSSLCEQLTLTACYWSSYDSLSHLDDRDAVDPGRGVYQMMQLLLPYLGPEEKEQVCLMSQDYL; this is encoded by the coding sequence ATGAAAAAAATCAAAACCCGCGACCGTATACTCGATACCAGCCTGATGCTGTTCAATGGCGTTGGTGAACCCAACGTGACGACCCTGCTGATCTCCGATGAACTGGAGATCAGTCCCGGCAACCTGTATTACCACTTCAAAAGCAAGGGCGACATCGTCGGAGAGCTGTTTGACCGTTATGAAGAGGAGATGAATGACCTGCTTGCGGTGCCGGAGGACGTGGAAATCAGCCTCGACCAACAGAGCTTTTTTCTTCATCTGTTGTTCGAAACGGTCGCGCGCTATCGCTTTCTCTACCAGGATCTGGTCAATGTCCTGTCCAGGTACGATCAGTTGCAGAACAGGTTCAAGCGGGTACTGAAAAAGAAAACAGCAGCGTTTGCCACTATATGCAGTAGCCTGCAGCAGCAGGGTATGATGGAAATCAGCGACAGCCAACTTTCATCACTTTGTGAACAGTTAACGCTAACCGCTTGTTATTGGAGCAGTTATGACAGCTTATCCCATCTGGATGACCGGGATGCTGTCGACCCCGGCCGGGGTGTCTACCAGATGATGCAATTATTGCTGCCCTACCTCGGCCCCGAGGAGAAGGAACAGGTCTGCCTGATGAGTCAGGACTATTTGTAA
- the xthA gene encoding exodeoxyribonuclease III — translation MTFVSFNVNSIRTRLHQLEEVINTLTPDVIGLQETKVTDEDFPVEAIRELGYHVYFHGQKTHYGVALLSRQEPDKVIKGYPWDGEDAQRRLITGQFSMNGEKITVINGYFPQGENRDHPVKFPAKEKFYRDLMRYLDELKAEGGHVVLMGDMNISPTDKDIGIGADNAKRWLRTGKCSFLPEEREWLGQVESRGYTDVFRHLHPEEANTFSWFDYRSRGFEREPKRGLRIDLIMASDSLLPLAREAGVSYDIRAMERPSDHCPIWARFDL, via the coding sequence ATGACCTTCGTTTCCTTCAACGTCAACAGTATCCGTACCCGCCTTCACCAGTTGGAAGAAGTGATCAACACCCTGACCCCGGACGTGATCGGTCTTCAGGAAACCAAGGTCACGGATGAGGATTTCCCTGTGGAGGCGATTCGGGAACTCGGTTATCACGTGTACTTCCATGGCCAGAAAACCCATTACGGCGTAGCGCTGCTGTCACGGCAGGAGCCAGACAAGGTCATCAAGGGGTACCCATGGGATGGCGAGGACGCCCAGCGCCGCCTGATTACGGGTCAGTTTTCCATGAATGGCGAGAAAATCACCGTTATTAATGGCTACTTCCCCCAGGGTGAAAACCGGGATCATCCGGTAAAATTTCCTGCGAAAGAGAAATTCTACCGCGATCTGATGCGTTACCTGGATGAACTGAAAGCAGAAGGCGGCCATGTGGTGCTCATGGGTGATATGAATATATCGCCGACGGACAAGGACATCGGTATTGGGGCCGATAATGCCAAACGCTGGCTGCGCACCGGTAAATGTTCATTCCTCCCGGAAGAGCGTGAATGGCTTGGTCAGGTCGAGAGCCGCGGCTACACTGACGTCTTCCGCCATCTCCACCCGGAAGAAGCCAATACTTTCAGCTGGTTCGACTACCGCAGCCGGGGATTTGAGCGGGAGCCGAAACGGGGCCTGCGCATCGACCTGATCATGGCCAGCGACAGTCTCCTGCCCCTGGCCAGGGAGGCCGGCGTGTCCTACGATATCCGCGCCATGGAGCGGCCGTCGGACCACTGCCCGATCTGGGCCCGCTTCGACCTTTAA